The nucleotide window CCGGACAGTAGGAAAGTGAAGCCCGTCAACTCAGCAATCCGACAGGTTCTGCTTTGAATTCTGGCTCTCGGCCCTTACGGATAAGTTAGGTGAGCTTTCTGGGCCTCGGTCTTCCAATCTGTAGAATCGGGCCAATAGTTGTACTGTCTCCTGGAAGTGTCCTTAAAAGCACGGCCCTAAGAGCTGAGCTTGGGTCTCCTTCCACAGATAAGCTCCAAGCCCTGAAGGGCTGGCTGCTTCGCTGTGTTGTGGTTGTCTCAGTCCTCAACCCTACAGCCGGCCTCCTGGAGGCTTCCAGTCCACCCGCCGCTGAGAGACTCAGGAGCTGAGCCAAGGTGGTGGACAGAGAAACCTTGGGACTCTCTCCAGGAATGAGTAGGCAGGACGACTGAGGACAGATGACCTCACTGTCGTGCTTTCTGATAGGATGGgttctatttctcttcttataaatACATGTTATTGAATTGGAGTCATTTAGGAGGCCAACGAGGTACACAGGAATAGGCTGGGGGCTCTCTTTATGTTTTAATGAGGAGACagagcacagagagggagggtGATGTCCTGCGGCTGCTAGCAGAACTAGAACGGGATTAAAGTTGGAAATTCAGCTCCGAATCACCTGCCACCACTTGTTTCTCGGGAACCTTCTGCCTATACAAATGTGAGAGACTTGGGAGGACTCAGGCTAGGGACCTTCCCCCTTGGGGGGTCTTCAGGAGCAGAGGACTCCCCCTTCTTTTAATGTAAGGTTGAAGGATGGACAAAACGACctttaaagaaagagaactgGAAAGAAGACAAATAGGAAAGGAGGAGATGCCAGAGACAAGGGGGAAGCATGCTCTCACCCAGGGAATGGGGCGGTGCCAGCCAGGAAAGGGGAGGCGGTCACCTTGTAGGGCAGTTTTCTGCTTTGCTGGGGGTTGGGGCAGTGTGGGGTGGTAATGGCCTCTGAAGCCTTGGGACTTCCAGTCTAAGGAGATGGACGAAGCGATAAGCTTGAGGTGGGGGTTGTAGATGCGCTGATAAGCGGGGgctggcagaggaaggagcacCTGCCTGCCGAGGCAATACTCAACCCATAAAGCTAATCCTGGAGGCaacaggggcagggaggggctaGCCCGGTCAGAGCCGCACAGAGCAGGTGTGCAGGGGCTCTCCACCAAGGGCTCTGTCCTTGGGTCCAGGGTGGGGGGAAAGAGGGGGGCCCAGGAACAGGTCCCCACCTCTGGGTCTCCACCCGCTCACCTGCCCAGGCCCACTGCACAGGCTGCTTCTATGGGGATAGTTTTTGATAAATATGGTACAGTACtgtaaacatattttctcttccatatgattttcttaaaatttttctctagcatactttactataaaaatacaatatataatgcaGAGAGCACACAAAATCTGTGCTATTTGAcagtttatgttattggtaaggcttgtggtcaacagtaggctgttagtagttacatttgggggagtcaaaagtttcACTGGGAGTTTTGACTGTGTTGGGAGTGGGCGGGGGGTGGTCAGTGCTCCTAACCCCAGGTCACTTTAGGGTCAACTCTAGGGCCTAATCTTTAAGGAATTTCCTGCTTTCCTGTGGCTTCTTCCCCTCACTCCTCCTCCCTTGGCATATCCTTCACATAACCctatttttccctcctcctttttcaTGCCCTCTTAGCCTTCCACCGACACAAACACCTAGGACCACTCTCCCTCAGGTAGCAGCATCTGTGCAGTGATCATGGCCCCGGGGGCCCAGGAGCACCTCACTACACTGTCAAGTCCCCTTGATGCCAAAGCATGACCTGGATCTTATTTTTTAGGAAATACTCTCCCACTCCACAGCCATGTCAGGAAAGGGTTTGAATACTACACTTTAAAACATCAATAATGATTTTCACTGAATGGTGGAAATATTAtccctttttgctttttatactttttaaatacttttgtaataaaaaaaaatgaaatgcaaggaATGGTGGTCAGTACAACCCAGTTCTTTCCACATCAGCCTGCCCCAtccccaggtgccctccccaCCCATATGCACAGAGCCTGAGATGGCTTCTCTTTTGCTAGGAACCAAGAGGCTCCTCCCCCAAAGTAACCagattagtgattttttttttccacccaagCATTGTTTCCTGGACCTGAAGGTCAATGAGTGCAAGGTAGGGGTGAGCAGGGTCACTTGCTTACTTGAATCTTTCTTCCCCCACCATCAAGTGACCTCCTGTACCACTCTCCCGTCACCTGGACTGGACCAGCAGGAAGTTTACAAGAGGTAGTATGGCTGTCAGAGGGGGGCCTCCAGGTGTGCACATCTGCTAGCAGGGCTCCATCTGTGGGAAAGAGTCTCCACTTGTACTTCCATGTCTGCAATTCTCTCTTCCAGAAAGGGTCCATGGTCCTGCCCCTGCATTTGGTAGTTCACTCAGGCATGGGATGCATGGGCTCCAGGAATGGTGTGAGCTGGTTGTGATAGCTCAGGTGTACCCACAAtctcctcccaccttccccagATCCCCTCCTGTGTCTCATGGTATACATTGATTTCTGGCTGTCCAGGCAGGTCttcatcccacccccaccccacctcatgTCATCCCATCCCAACCATCTCTGCTCCAGGAAGTAGATAATTAGCCACAGCCTATTACCGCCAACAGGTCTGTGCTCATCAGGTTCATGGGCATAGTGGGCCTTGGGACACTGAAGCAGGTTTCTCGAGATCTGTTATTTGGGCTCCTCATCCCTCTGCCACACTGGTTCTTCTCTAAAGAGAAGAATATCTGCTCTGGGTCTCATCCTATACAAGCCactttttctttagagaaaggCCGCATGGAAGAGAAGAAGATGTGATGTCTAGAATCAAAAAAGTTGGTCAAGGGTCCTGCTCTGACCTTTATTGTCTGGGTGATGTTAAGGACAAGAGTTGTGTCTTTTATGAAgctcggtttcctcatctatataatAGGTATGATGATCCTACAACTTTGAGTCCCTGTTACTGTGTGGATCTCATGACATAATCAATGTGAAAGGACTTTGGAAACTCTTCAGTCATTTGGTTGCCCTCCACAGGATGACCCACTATGATCATTCTAGAAGCTTTTGCTATCCACTGTTGGCTAATCACCACTTTCTTGCCTGGCAATGGAACTCTCTAATGACCTGAACGAGGAGCAGGCCCATGGTTATGATGTCACAAAGTACATGAAGTCAGAGGTCCCATGGAAGGCAAGGGAAGAAAACGGTGCTGGGAAGTGGTAAGGGTTGGgacaggggaggaaggtgggggagcCAGCTGGGCACTGGGGAGTTGGGGGGGCCAAAGACAGCAGATGGGCAGGCCCATGACttccctgggctcccagctctGCAGGGCAGCATTCCTGGCAGCcatcctgctgctgctgcgggTCAAGGTGGTGAAGCCTCAGAAAGGCAGCCTGGACTCCAACGAGAAGAGTCAGACTGAGGAGATACCCTCTACAGGTAGGTAGAGAAGAGAAGATAGCATCTGAAATGAGGGGTCAGATCTCTGGAGTCAGCCCCCCACTACTTATCAGGCCCATGTGAAACCTGAGATAGGTTTGGGTTGTTGGAGAGAAGCCCAGTCCCCTATTATCGTAGTGTGAATGAGTCAGGTGAAGGGTTTAGGGCAAGGTTCTTAGCCAGGGCCATATTCAGGGGCACACCACAGGCTAGCTGAAAGTGCACATGTCCTTTGTGTATGGGCACAGGTGCATTTGTCTGGGAAGAGACTCTGGTTTCCATCCTTCTCGAAGCTGGTCCCTCCATCCCCAAATGGTGTAGTGCTTTGGAGGAGGCAGTTTGAGGTGGAAATGGTGGGGAACAGGTGTGCTGTGATTGAATACACATAAGAAGAGACTCTAATGGAGTAATGGGACAGGGTAGGTGCAAGTGGACTAAAAGCCCCATGCCGTAACTTCTTCCCAGATTCTCCAACTCTGTCCTCCTCCTGATACAGGTGCGGATTGGtggcggggagggaggagcaCGTTAGGATCAACCTTCTCAGAACCTTCCCCTGTCCCCTGTTCCAGACCAGGACGAAGATCACCTTG belongs to Canis lupus baileyi chromosome 15, mCanLup2.hap1, whole genome shotgun sequence and includes:
- the LLCFC1 gene encoding sperm-egg fusion protein LLCFC1, whose protein sequence is MEGKGRKRCWEVLCRAAFLAAILLLLRVKVVKPQKGSLDSNEKSQTEEIPSTDQDEDHLEEHFVASSVGEMWQVVDMAQQEDDKTSDTAALRDHLFDLVFCFNLASIMVFL